A part of Aegilops tauschii subsp. strangulata cultivar AL8/78 chromosome 2, Aet v6.0, whole genome shotgun sequence genomic DNA contains:
- the LOC109736013 gene encoding ubiquitin homeostasis protein lub1 yields MAEYHLSAQLHGHEDDVRGICICGDVGVATSSRDKTVRFWTQHPEKKREYVLSKTLVGHSSFVGPMVWAPPSDRFPEGAIVSGGMDTLVLLWNLHTGEVVGTMKGHTSQVTGLAIDDNGDIISSSMDCTLRRWRDGNAVEVWEAHKVAVQTVLKLPSGELFTGSSDSTIKLWKGRTCLHTFSGHADTVRCLAQMPGMGILSASHDGTIKLWALTGQPLLEMIGHTSLVYSVDAHSSGLIASGSEDRSVKIWKDGICVQSIEHPGCIWDAKFLDNGDVVTACSDGVVRIWTTDNNRFCSDEELATYTDIISQYTLTRKTVGGLKLMDLPGVEALQVQGNNDGQTLIVREGDNGVAYSWNSKELKWDKIGEVVDGPGDAAQGQVYDGAHYDFVFNVDIGDGEPIRKLPYNRSDDPYAVADKWLLKENLPLTYRQQVVEFILQNSGQSNFVPDPSFRDPYTGGNAYVPGEPSSSNGSAPKQTFKHIPKNGMLLFETAQFEGILKKITVFSATLASDSEQKHLSLSEADFSRLAAIVKVLKNTSFYHTSKLADADIVLLLKILKSWPSQMMFPVVDFLRMFVLHPDGATLLLKTIESGNDVLMETFRKAVAIPVHSPNVLTILKAVTNLFDNSCLHQWLKTHCAEIIDSFSSCKPSFSKSAHLAYATLLLNYSVLSIESKDEQSQAQILSAALEIAEDDAQDADSKYRALVAIGSLMLNGLVKSIALDLDVKSVTSSAKASMDSKIAEVGADIELLTR; encoded by the exons ATGGCCGAGTACCACCTCAGCGCGCAGCTCCACGGCCACGAGGATGAT GTTCGTGGGATCTGTATCTGTGGTGATGTGGGGGTCGCAACATCGTCAAGAGATAAAACGGTGAGATTCTGGACGCAGCACCCGGAAAAGAAGCGCGAATATGTCCTCTCAAAAACACTTGTAGGACATTCAAGTTTTGTTGGCCCGATGGTTTGGGCTCCACCTTCTGATCGCTTTCCGGAAGGAGCGATTGTTTCTGGTGGCATGGATACCCTAGTATTGCTATGGAATTTGCATACAGGAGAAGTTGTTGGAACAATGAAGGGTCACACCTCACAGGTGACTGGTCTTGCTATCGACGACAACGGTGACATTATATCTTCATCGATGGATTG TACTTTAAGAAGGTGGAGAGATGGCAATGCTGTAGAAGTTTGGGAGGCTCATAAAGTTGCAGTGCAAACTGTTCTAAAGCTGCCCTCGGGAGAACTATTTACGG GTTCAAGTGATTCCACCATTAAACTTTGGAAAGGAAGGACTTGTCTACATACATTCTCTGGGCATGCAG ACACTGTTCGATGTTTAGCACAGATGCCAGGGATGGGTATACTTTCTGCATCACATGATGG AACTATAAAGTTATGGGCATTAACTGGCCAACCCCTGTTGGAGATGATTGGCCATACCTCTCTTGTATATTCTGTGGATGCGCATTCATCTGGTCTAATTGCTAGTGGCAGTGAGGATCGTTCTGTCAAGATATGGAAAG ATGGAATCTGTGTTCAGAGCATTGAACACCCAGGATGTATATGGGATGCTAAATTTTTGGATAATGGAGATGTTGTTACTGCATGTTCTGACGGAGTTGTGAGGATATGGACAACCGACAATAATAGGTTCTGCAGTGATGAGGAACTTGCAACATATACCGATATTATTTCTCAGTACACACTAACCAG AAAGACTGTTGGTGGACTGAAGTTGATGGATCTACCAGGAGTTGAGGCACTGCAAGTTCAAG GAAACAATGATGGGCAAACTCTAATTGTTAGAGAGGGGGATAACGGTGTTGCTTATTCATGGAATTCAAAAGAGCTAAAATGGGACAAA ATTGGTGAAGTGGTGGATGGACCTGGGGATGCTGCACAAGGTCAGGTTTATGATGGTGCTCACTATGACTTCG TTTTTAATGTTGACATTGGAGATGGAGAGCCCATTCGGAAACTGCCCTACAATCGATCAG ATGATCCATACGCAGTTGCAGACAAATGGCTCCTGAAAGAAAATCTTCCTTTGACATATCGCCAGCAAGTTGTAGAATTCATACTGCAAAATTCTGGGCAGAGCAATTTTGTTCCAGATCCATCTTTTCGCGATCCCTATACTGGGG GTAATGCATATGTACCTGGGGAACCGTCTTCGTCAAATG GCAGTGCCCCAAAACAAACTTTCAAGCACATACCAAAG AACGGAATGTTACTATTTGAGACGGCTCAGTTTGAGGGAATCCTTAAGAAAATTACAGTATTCAGTGCAACACTTGCATCTGACTCG GAACAAAAACATCTATCCTTGTCCGAGGCAGACTTTTCAAGATTAGCTGCTATAGTGAAAGTATTGAAAAATACATCATTTTATCACACAAGCAAGCTTGCGGATGCTGACATCGTGTTGTTGCTAAAAATATTGAAGTCTTGGCCTTCACAGATGATGTTTCCAG TTGTTGATTTTCTGAGGATGTTTGTGTTGCACCCTGACGGGGCTACTTTACTTCTTAAGACCATCGAAAGTGGAAACG ATGTACTCATGGAAACTTTCCGTAAGGCTGTAGCAATACCTGTGCACTCACCGAATGTGCTTACAATCCTCAAAGCAGTTACTAACTTATTTGACAACTCATGCTTACACCAATGGTTGAAAACCCATTGTGCTGAG ATTATTGATTCTTTCTCAAGCTGCAAGCCGTCTTTTAGCAAGAGCGCTCACTTGGCATATGCCACACTTTTACTGAA CTATTCTGTTCTTTCAATTGAATCGAAGGATGAACAAAGTCAGGCACAGATTCTTTCTGCGGCCCTTGAA